In Mus musculus strain 129X1/SvJ chromosome 6 genomic contig, GRCm38.p6 alternate locus group 129X1/SvJ 129X1/SVJ_MMCHR6_CTG3, one DNA window encodes the following:
- the V1ra8 gene encoding vomeronasal type-1 receptor A8, producing the protein MNKDHTLYCSVYIRNAFFSEIGIGISANSCLLLFHTFMFIRGHRPRLTDLPIGFVALIHLVMLLLAAYITEDFFMSSGGWDDITCKLVIFLHRFFRSLSVCATCLLSVFQAIILCPQSSHLAKLKQNSPHQLSYFFIFLSIFYTSISSQILIAAIPTQNITFVNLIYITNSCSFLPLSSSMQHTFSTLLTFRNVFVIGLMGLSTCYMATLLCRHKTRSQRLQNSKLSPKATPEQRALRTILMLMSFFLLMSTFDSIISYSRTIITGKSTALLCPDSCRS; encoded by the coding sequence ATGAATAAAGACCATACACTGTACTGTAGTGTTTACATCAGAAATGCCTTCTTCTCTGAGATAGGCATCGGGATCTCAGCCAACAGCTGCCTTCTCCTCTTCCACACCTTCATGTTCATTCGTGGGCACAGGCCCAGACTCACGGACTTGCCCATTGGCTTTGTGGCCCTAATACACCTAGTGATGCTGCTACTTGCAGCATATATAACAGAAGACTTTTTTATGTCTTCAGGAGGATGGGACGACATCACATGTAAACTAGTCATTTTCTTGCACAGGTTTTTCAGGAGCCTCTCTGTTTGTGCCACTTGCCTGTTGAGTGTCTTccaggccatcatcctctgccctcAAAGCTCTCACTTAGCAAAGCTCAAACAGAATTCCCCACATCAGCtctcatatttttttatttttctgagtatCTTCTATACATCTATCAGCAGCCAAATTTTAATAGCAGCTATTCCCACACAAAATATCACCTTTGTTAATCTTATATATATCACAAATTCTTGTTCTTTTCTACCCTTGAGTTCATCAATGCAACATACCTTTTCCACACTGTTGACTTTCAGGAATGTCTTTGTTATTGGTCTCATGGGCCTCTCGACATGCTACATGGCTACTCTCTTGTGCAGGCATAAGACTCGGTCCCAGCGCCTTCAGAACTCAAAACTTTCTCCCAAAGCAACTCCAGAGCAACGAGCCCTCAGGACCATTCTAATGCTTATGAGCTTCTTTCTGCTGATGTCAACATTTGACAGCATCATCTCCTACTCAAGAACTATTATTACAGGGAAATCCACTGCCCTATTGTGTCCAGATTCTTGTCGCTCATAG
- the Vmn1r53 gene encoding vomeronasal type-1 receptor 53 (The RefSeq protein has 1 substitution compared to this genomic sequence), whose translation MNKANLLHTDINLKITLFSEVSVGISANSILIFAHLCMLLGENRPKPIDLYIAFFSLTQLMLLITMGLIAVDMFMPWGRWDSTTCQSLIYLHRLLRGLTLSATCLLNVLWTITLSPRSSYLTKFKHKSLQHISCAFLFLCVLYMSFNSHLFISIIAYPNLTLENFMYVTQSCSLIPLSYFRKSMFSIPMAIREALLIGLMALSGGYMVAHLWRHKKQAQHLHRTSLSSKASPEQRATRTIMLLMSFFVVLYILDLVIFHSRMKFKDGSILYGVQIIVSHSYATVSPFVFICTEKRITNFLRSMCGRIVNI comes from the coding sequence CTTATTCTCTGAAGTGAGTGTTGGGATCTCAGCTAACAGTATCCTTATTTTTGCCCATCTCTGCATGCTCCTTGGTGAGAACAGGCCTAAGCCCATTGATCTCtacattgctttcttctccctaacCCAACTAATGCTGCTTATAACTATGGGACTCATAGCTGTGGACATGTTTATGCCTTGGGGGAGATGGGATTCTACCACATGCCAATCCCTTATCTATTTGCACAGGCTTCTGAGAGGCCTCACCCTTTCTGCTACCTGTCTGCTGAATGTCCTTTGGACCATCACACTTAGTCCTAGAAGCTCCTGTTTAACAAAGTTTAAACATAAATCTCTCCAACACATCTCCTgtgcctttcttttcctctgtgttcTCTATATGTCTTTTAACAGTCACCTCTTCATATCAATTATTGCTTACCCCAATTTGACCTTAGAGAATTTCATGTATGTTACTCAGTCCTGCTCACTTATACCTCTGAGTTACTTCAGAAAAAGCATGTTTTCCATACCCATGGCCATCAGGGAAGCCTTACTTATTGGTCTCATGGCCCTGTCCGGAGGGTACATGGTAGCTCACCTATGGAGGCACAAGAAGCAAGCCCAGCACCTTCACAGGACCAGCCTTTCTTCAAAAGCATCCCCAGAGCAAAGGGCCACCAGGACCATCATGCTGCTCATGAGCTTCTTTGTGGTTCTCTACATTTTAGACTTAGTTATCTTCCACTCAAGAATGAAGTTCAAGGATGGCTCAATATTGTATGGTGTTCAAATTATTGTGTCCCATAGCTATGCCACAGTCAgcccttttgtgtttatttgcactGAAAAGCGTATAACTAATTTTTTGAGGTCAATGTGTGGCAGAATAGTAAATATTTGA